The window TCTGTCCATGGTGGAGGGCGTGCAGCGCGGCGACGTGGACGGGGTCGCCTTCGTCGGCTACCACGCCGGCGCCGGCATGGAGGGCGTCCTCGCCCACACCTATCTCGCCAACTCCATCACCGGCGTGTGGCTGAACGACGTACGCGCCAGCGAGGGGCTGCTCAACGCGCATGTGGTCGCCGAGTACGGGGTGCCGGTCGTACTGGTCACCGGGGACGACCTGGCCTGCGAGGACGCCCTCGGGTACGCGCCGGAGGCGCTGAAGGTCGCCGTGAAGGACCACGTGTCGCGGTACGCGGCCGTGTGCCGTACGCCGTCCCGCACCGCGGCCGACATCCGCGCGGCCGCCAAGCAGGCGGCCGGGCTGGCGGTCCGCCACGAACCGGCCGACGGCGGCCCGTTCACCGTCGCGGTCGAGTTCGACGCCGAGCACCTCGCCATGGCCTGCACCGTCGTGCCGGGAGTGGGCCGGGCCGGCGAGCGCAAGATCGCCTACACCAGCGCGACCATGTACGAGGCGATCCGCACCTTCAAGGCGGTCACCACGATCGCCTCGTCCGCGATCGAGGAGCAGTATGGCTGACGCGCAGGCGCTGGACGAGGTCGTCGGCTTCACGTCCGACCTGATCCGCATCGACACCACCAACCGGGGCGGCGGCGACTGCCGGGAGCGCCCGGCGGCCGAGTACGCCGCCGAGCGGCTCGCCGGGGCGGGCCTGGAGCCCGTGCTCCTGGAACGCACCCCGGGCCGGACCAACGTCGTGGCCCGGATCGAGGGCACCGACCCGTCGGCGGACGCGCTGCTGGTGCACGGTCACCTGGACGTGGTGCCTGCGCGCGCCGAGGACTGGAGCGTGCACCCGTTCTCCGGCGAGGTCCGCGACGGGGTCGTGTGGGGCCGGGGCGCGGTCGACATGAAGAACATGGACGCGATGATCCTCGCCGTGGTCCGCGCCTGGGCCCGGCAGGGACTGCGGCCACGGCGGGACGTGGTGATCGCCTTCACCGCCGACGAGGAGGCGAGCGCCGAGGACGGATCCGGCTTCCTCGCCGACCGGCACGCGGGACTGTTCGAGGGCTGCACCGAGGGCGTCAGCGAGTCGGGGGCGTACACCTTCCACGACGGCGCCGGACGGCAGATCTACCCGATCGCCGCCGGTGAGCGCGGCACCGCCTGGCTGCGGCTGTCCGCCCGCGGGCGGGCGGGCCACGGCTCCCGGGTCAACCGGGAGAACGCGGTGACCCGGCTCGCCGCGGCGATCGCCCGGATCGGCGCCCACGAATGGCCCGTTCGGCTCACCCCGACCGTGCGCGCGGCCCTCACCGAACTCGCCGCCCTGTACGGCATCGAGACGGACCTGCGGGACGTGGACGCGCTGGTGGACAAGCTGGGCCCGGCGGCCCGGCTGGTCGAGGCGACCCTGCGCAACAGTGCCAACCCCACCATGCTGGAAGCGGGTTACAAGATCAACGTGATCCCGGGGGAGGCCGTCGCCCACGTCGACGGGCGGTATCTGCCCGGCGGCGAGGAGGAGTTCCGCGCCACCCTCGACGAACTGACCGGCCCGGACGTGGACTGGGAGTTCGAGCACCGCGAGGTGGCGCTCCAGTCGCCGGTCGACTCGCCGTCCTTCGCGGCGATGCGGGCCGCCGTCGAGGAGTTCGCGCCGGAGGGCCATGTCATGCCGTTCTGCATGCCCGGCGGCACCGACGCCAAGCAGTTCTCGCGGCTGGGCATCACCGGGTACGGATTCTCGCCGCTGAAGCTGCCCGAGGGCTTCGACTACAACGCCCTGTTCCACGGAGTCGACGAGCGCGTCCCCGTCGAGGCGCTGCACTTCGGCGTCCGCGTCCTGGACCGCTTCCTGCGGACCGCCTGAGCCCATGGGGGAAAACGTGCGAACCCTGCCCTGCGGATCCTGGCCCTCGCCCATCGACGCGGCCCTCGCGGCCGCGCACGACGGCAGGCCGGAGTTCCCCGGATTCGTCGGCGACGAGGTGTGGTGGACCGAGCCGCGGCCCGCCGAGGGCGGCCGCCGGGCGCTGGTGCGGCGGAACGCCGACGGCTCGCAGTCCACGGTGCTGCCCGCACCGTGGAACGTGCGCAGCCGCGTCATGGAGTACGGCGGCCGGCCCTGGGCGGGAGCCGTCGTGGACGGCATACCGCTCGTGGTGTTCGTGAACTTCGCCGACCAGCGCCTGTACCGGTACGAACCCGGCGCAGAGCCCCGCCCGCTCACCCCGCTCTCCGAGGTCGGCGGCGGACTGCGCTGGGTCGAACCGCAACTGCGCCTGGAACACGGCGAGGTGTGGTGCGTGCTGGAGGAGTTCACCGGGGAGGCGCCCACCGACGTACGGCGGGTCCTGGCCGCGGTGCCGCTGGACGGCTCGGCCGCCGAGGACAGGGCAGCGGTACGTGAACTCACCGATGAACGGCAGCGGTTCGTCACCGGCGCCCGGCTCTCGCCCGACGGGCGGCGGGCGGCCTGGCTGGCCTGGGACCACCCGCGGATGCCGTGGGACGGCACGGAGCTGCTGGTGGCCGAGGTGCGCGCCGACGGCACGTTCGACGCGCCCCGGACGGTGGCCGGCGGCCCCGAGGAGTCCATCGCCCAGGCGGACTGGGCCGCCGACGGCTCCCTGCTGTACGCGAGCGACCGCAGCGGCTGGTGGAACCTCTACCGCGACGGCGAGCCCCTGTGCGTCCGCGAGGAGGAGTTCGCCGGCCCGCTGTGGCGGCTGGGCCAGCGCTGGTTCGCGCCGCTGGACTGCGGCCTGATCGCGGTCGTGCACGGCCGCGGCACCACCGCCCTCGGCGTGCTCGACCCGGAGACGGGCGAGGTCGTCGACGCGGCGGGACCCTGGACCGAGTTCGACGCGGCGCCGGTGGTGCACGGCGACCGGGTCGTCGCGGTGGCCGCCGGCCCCCGCAGCGCCTACGAGGTCGTCGAGCTGGACACCCGGACCGGCCGGGCGCGGGTGATCGGCGCCGCCCACGACGACCCGGTCGACCCCGCCTACTACCCCGAGCCGCAGATGCGCACCTTCACCGGTCCTGACGGCCGGGAGGTGCACGCCCACATCTACCCGCCGCACCACCCGGAGTGCGTGGCGCCCGCCTGCGAGCTGCCGCCGTACGTCGTGTGGGTGCACGGCGGACCCACCAGCCGCACACCCCTCGTGCTCGACCTGGAGATCGCCTACTTCACCTCGCGGGGCATCGGGGTCGCCGAGGTCAACTACGGCGGATCCACCGGGCACGGCCGCGAGTACCGCAACCGGCTGCGCGAGCAGTGGGGCGTCGTCGACGTCGAGGACTGCGCGGCCGTCGCGCTCGCCCTCGCCGACGAGGGCACCGCCGACCGCGCCCGGATGGCGATCCGCGGCGGCAGCGCGGGCGGCTGGACCACGGCGGCCTCCCTGACCACGACCGACGTGTACGCCTGCGGCACGATCAGCTACCCGATCCTCGACCTGACCAGTTGGAGCACGGGGGAGACCCACGACTTCGAGTCGCAGTACCTGGAGTCCCTGGTCGGGCCGCTCGCCGAGGTGCCGGGCCGGTACGCCGAGCGCTCGCCCGCCGAGCACGCCGACCGGATCACGGCGCCCTTCCTGCTGCTCCAGGGCCTGGACGACGTGATCTGCCCGCCGGTCCAGTGCGAGCGGTTCCTCGCCCGGCTGGCCGGCCGGCGGCTGCCGCACGCGTACCTCGCGTTCGAGGGCGAGGGGCACGGCTTCCGCCGGGCCGACACCCTGGTACGGGCGCTGGAGGCGGAGCTGTCGCTGTACGCTCAGGTCTTCGGCCTGGACCCGGCCGGCATCCCGACCCTGGAGCTCGGCACGTGAAGGAACTCGTCCGCCCCGCCCGGCTCGCCCCCGGCGCCCGCGTGGCCGTCGTCGCGCCCAGCGGGCCCGTGCCCGAGGAGCGGCTGCAGGCGGGCCTTGACGTGCTGCGCGGCTGGGACCTGGATCCGGTGGTGGCGCCGCACGTGACGGCACGGCACGCCACGTTCGACTATCTGGCGGGCGCGGACCGCGACCGCGCCGCCGATCTCCAGGGCGCCTGGTGCGATCCGTCGGTGGACGCGGTGCTGTGCGCCCGCGGCGGCTACGGCGTGCAGCGCATGGTGGACCTGCTCGACTGGGAGGCCATGCGGGCGGCCGGCCCGAAGGTGTTCGTGGGCTTCAGCGACATCACCGCGCTGCACGAGGCGTTCGCGACCCGCCTGGGCCTGGTCACGCTGCACGGGCCGATGGCCGCCGGTGCCGACTTCGTCAAGAACGACCGGGCGCAGCGGCATCTGCGGGCGACCCTGTTCGCGCCCGAGACGGTCCGCACGATCGCCTCCGGCGGCCCGGCGCTGGTCGCCGGGCGGGCGCGGGGCGTGACCCTCGGCGGCTGCCTGGCCCTGCTCGCCGCCGACCTCGGCACCCCGCTCGCGCGGCCCGGCGCGGCCGGCGGTCTGCTGTGCCTGGAGGACGTGGGCGAGGAGGTCTACCGGCTGGACCGGTACCTCACCCAGCTGCTGCGCGCCGGCTGGCTCGACGGGGTGCGCGGGGTGCTGCTCGGCTCCTGGGC of the Streptomyces sp. NBC_01788 genome contains:
- a CDS encoding S66 peptidase family protein → MKELVRPARLAPGARVAVVAPSGPVPEERLQAGLDVLRGWDLDPVVAPHVTARHATFDYLAGADRDRAADLQGAWCDPSVDAVLCARGGYGVQRMVDLLDWEAMRAAGPKVFVGFSDITALHEAFATRLGLVTLHGPMAAGADFVKNDRAQRHLRATLFAPETVRTIASGGPALVAGRARGVTLGGCLALLAADLGTPLARPGAAGGLLCLEDVGEEVYRLDRYLTQLLRAGWLDGVRGVLLGSWADCETPDRVRALLADRLGGLGVPVAEEFGFGHCEGAVTVPFGVAAELDADAGTLTLDEPALR
- a CDS encoding M55 family metallopeptidase, translated to MKILISADMEGATGVTWPADVLPGTPQWERCRTMFTSDVDAAVRGFFDGGADEVLVNEAHWSMRNLLLERLDERAQMLTGRHKSLSMVEGVQRGDVDGVAFVGYHAGAGMEGVLAHTYLANSITGVWLNDVRASEGLLNAHVVAEYGVPVVLVTGDDLACEDALGYAPEALKVAVKDHVSRYAAVCRTPSRTAADIRAAAKQAAGLAVRHEPADGGPFTVAVEFDAEHLAMACTVVPGVGRAGERKIAYTSATMYEAIRTFKAVTTIASSAIEEQYG
- a CDS encoding LpqB family beta-propeller domain-containing protein — protein: MGENVRTLPCGSWPSPIDAALAAAHDGRPEFPGFVGDEVWWTEPRPAEGGRRALVRRNADGSQSTVLPAPWNVRSRVMEYGGRPWAGAVVDGIPLVVFVNFADQRLYRYEPGAEPRPLTPLSEVGGGLRWVEPQLRLEHGEVWCVLEEFTGEAPTDVRRVLAAVPLDGSAAEDRAAVRELTDERQRFVTGARLSPDGRRAAWLAWDHPRMPWDGTELLVAEVRADGTFDAPRTVAGGPEESIAQADWAADGSLLYASDRSGWWNLYRDGEPLCVREEEFAGPLWRLGQRWFAPLDCGLIAVVHGRGTTALGVLDPETGEVVDAAGPWTEFDAAPVVHGDRVVAVAAGPRSAYEVVELDTRTGRARVIGAAHDDPVDPAYYPEPQMRTFTGPDGREVHAHIYPPHHPECVAPACELPPYVVWVHGGPTSRTPLVLDLEIAYFTSRGIGVAEVNYGGSTGHGREYRNRLREQWGVVDVEDCAAVALALADEGTADRARMAIRGGSAGGWTTAASLTTTDVYACGTISYPILDLTSWSTGETHDFESQYLESLVGPLAEVPGRYAERSPAEHADRITAPFLLLQGLDDVICPPVQCERFLARLAGRRLPHAYLAFEGEGHGFRRADTLVRALEAELSLYAQVFGLDPAGIPTLELGT
- a CDS encoding M20/M25/M40 family metallo-hydrolase; this encodes MADAQALDEVVGFTSDLIRIDTTNRGGGDCRERPAAEYAAERLAGAGLEPVLLERTPGRTNVVARIEGTDPSADALLVHGHLDVVPARAEDWSVHPFSGEVRDGVVWGRGAVDMKNMDAMILAVVRAWARQGLRPRRDVVIAFTADEEASAEDGSGFLADRHAGLFEGCTEGVSESGAYTFHDGAGRQIYPIAAGERGTAWLRLSARGRAGHGSRVNRENAVTRLAAAIARIGAHEWPVRLTPTVRAALTELAALYGIETDLRDVDALVDKLGPAARLVEATLRNSANPTMLEAGYKINVIPGEAVAHVDGRYLPGGEEEFRATLDELTGPDVDWEFEHREVALQSPVDSPSFAAMRAAVEEFAPEGHVMPFCMPGGTDAKQFSRLGITGYGFSPLKLPEGFDYNALFHGVDERVPVEALHFGVRVLDRFLRTA